One stretch of Nocardia mangyaensis DNA includes these proteins:
- a CDS encoding SPFH domain-containing protein — MAWLEREFIAVPDNRKNQLVYKWPDANIRRFSRVIVNSGEVALFVHTGQVAGLMTPGKHRVDATELPGLGALLDVLSGGNAYRAELYFVGTREYPGNKFGGRLDDIVDPRSEQIVTLRVFGEYALTVRDPAALVTGLIGTVDLADPDQVTAWCSELLLRSMRIAVTSGITKGRWPVLGLSAHMPEIDTEVLSVTNQQLRRYGLLITRMGNFDINLAPEDADRLKRLAKDTRYIELAGGFGQYAAGELALGAGQGMAHGGDSALGGAFLGAGLGLGAVHQQLAAQPRHSPAGDAMGRQHTVACARCRAVHPAATSFCTSCGERLSAERRCTGCGADLPADVRFCGTCGTRSTGG, encoded by the coding sequence ATGGCCTGGTTGGAGCGGGAATTCATCGCGGTACCCGACAACCGCAAGAACCAGTTGGTGTACAAGTGGCCGGATGCCAATATCCGGCGCTTCTCCCGCGTGATCGTGAATTCCGGTGAGGTCGCACTGTTCGTGCACACCGGGCAGGTGGCGGGCCTGATGACCCCCGGTAAGCACCGGGTCGACGCCACCGAGTTGCCCGGGCTCGGGGCCCTGCTCGACGTATTGAGCGGCGGCAACGCCTACCGTGCCGAGCTGTACTTCGTGGGAACCAGGGAGTACCCGGGAAACAAGTTCGGCGGCAGGCTGGACGACATCGTGGATCCACGGAGCGAGCAGATCGTCACCTTGCGCGTCTTCGGCGAATACGCCCTGACGGTGCGGGATCCAGCCGCTTTGGTCACCGGACTGATCGGGACGGTCGACCTGGCCGACCCCGACCAGGTCACCGCGTGGTGCTCGGAGCTGCTGTTGCGCTCGATGCGGATCGCGGTGACCTCCGGAATCACCAAGGGCAGGTGGCCGGTTCTCGGCCTGTCGGCGCACATGCCGGAGATCGACACCGAAGTGCTGTCGGTGACCAACCAGCAGCTGCGCAGGTATGGGCTGTTGATCACCAGGATGGGCAATTTCGACATCAACCTGGCACCCGAGGACGCCGACCGGCTCAAACGACTGGCCAAGGACACCCGATACATCGAGCTCGCGGGGGGCTTCGGGCAGTACGCGGCCGGCGAGCTGGCCCTTGGCGCTGGTCAGGGGATGGCGCACGGCGGTGATTCGGCCCTCGGCGGAGCGTTCCTCGGCGCCGGGCTCGGTCTGGGCGCCGTCCACCAGCAACTCGCGGCACAGCCCCGGCACAGTCCCGCCGGGGACGCGATGGGCCGGCAACACACGGTAGCGTGCGCACGGTGCCGGGCCGTACACCCGGCGGCGACATCATTCTGCACCAGCTGCGGCGAACGGCTCAGCGCCGAGCGGCGGTGCACCGGTTGCGGTGCCGATCTACCGGCCGACGTCCGGTTCTGCGGCACGTGCGGCACCCGATCGACCGGCGGTTGA
- a CDS encoding MerR family transcriptional regulator: MAVEGKYTIDELAREAGTTVRSLRVYHERGILPPPMVKGRTGYYSPEHLSRVRTISRLLNRGIKLSGIKELLKAWDRGDGLSDVLGVIDETTARSGKFPSETISATELEQRYHDVPDGLARIVAIGLYQPVDATSYRIANPRLITIGSRLTETGLPLSEVVDELENLYADCDRIARRHVGLFHRMGWARFQQSDRSPDDLATVTEQLAATRVIPGRATVALVSQLVLRHLEDDTAELAELYDDPADLAAALRHESS; the protein is encoded by the coding sequence ATGGCAGTTGAGGGGAAGTACACGATCGACGAGTTGGCGCGGGAAGCCGGCACCACCGTCCGCAGCCTTCGCGTCTATCACGAGCGGGGCATCCTCCCCCCGCCGATGGTCAAGGGCCGCACCGGCTACTACAGCCCGGAGCATCTGAGCCGTGTACGCACGATCAGCCGCCTGCTCAACCGAGGGATCAAGCTCAGCGGGATCAAGGAACTGCTGAAGGCATGGGACCGGGGAGACGGGCTCTCCGACGTCCTCGGCGTCATCGACGAGACGACCGCCCGGTCCGGAAAATTCCCCAGCGAGACCATCTCCGCGACCGAATTGGAGCAGCGGTACCACGACGTACCCGACGGGCTCGCCCGAATCGTCGCGATCGGGCTCTATCAGCCCGTCGATGCCACGTCCTACCGCATCGCCAACCCCCGGCTGATCACCATCGGTAGTCGGCTCACCGAGACCGGGCTCCCGTTGAGCGAGGTCGTCGACGAGCTGGAGAACCTGTACGCCGACTGCGACCGCATCGCCCGCCGGCATGTCGGCCTCTTCCACCGGATGGGCTGGGCCCGTTTCCAACAGTCCGATCGCTCACCCGACGACCTGGCCACGGTCACCGAGCAGCTGGCCGCGACCCGCGTCATTCCAGGTCGTGCCACGGTGGCGCTGGTGAGCCAGCTGGTACTGCGCCATCTGGAGGACGACACGGCGGAATTGGCCGAGCTCTACGACGATCCGGCTGATCTGGCGGCGGCGCTACGTCACGAGTCGTCCTGA
- a CDS encoding discoidin domain-containing protein — MPDEAQGDVFLRHRSVVLAALVPGSSGPNPEPELPEPVPVGSTAIPLDAAERLLAEADTVPEPRRPAGAGSPDPVRPRSSRRSSASEQINALLNGSGPLERRAPDFADSPRMSPDGPDPETPQEQRPEPGGKDRFDDLLRRRPGGRLGEWAQRIAPRLREPKVLLSAGAVLAVLLLVVLLTTGGESERTEQPLVLTSVVPTPAEPTEEASRARPIEVASATSHCPPGSTDGMDALSGEAGKAWSCVRAYRVDGQVLTIDLGGTYTVESISIVPGWDHIRADGVDEWTRHRTASRVSYQFDNENYTTYTQETLDQRGVVTTEINPPVSASKIILTILESRGDRSLNDTAVSSIVITGMKDG, encoded by the coding sequence ATGCCCGACGAGGCCCAGGGAGATGTTTTCCTCCGCCATCGGAGCGTGGTCCTTGCCGCGCTGGTGCCTGGCTCGTCCGGGCCGAACCCGGAGCCGGAGCTGCCCGAACCGGTTCCGGTGGGCTCCACCGCGATCCCGCTGGACGCCGCGGAGCGTCTGTTGGCGGAGGCGGACACCGTTCCCGAACCTCGCCGGCCCGCCGGGGCGGGGAGTCCCGATCCGGTGCGGCCGCGTTCTTCGCGTAGATCCTCGGCCAGCGAGCAGATCAATGCGCTGCTGAACGGGTCTGGGCCGCTCGAGCGCAGAGCGCCGGACTTCGCGGACTCGCCCCGGATGTCACCGGATGGACCCGACCCCGAGACACCGCAGGAACAGCGCCCGGAACCCGGCGGCAAGGACCGGTTCGATGACCTCCTGCGGCGGAGGCCGGGCGGTCGGCTCGGCGAGTGGGCGCAGCGGATCGCTCCACGGCTGCGCGAGCCCAAGGTGCTGCTGTCCGCCGGGGCGGTGCTTGCCGTCCTCCTGCTGGTGGTTCTCCTCACCACCGGAGGCGAATCGGAACGGACGGAACAACCTCTTGTCCTGACATCGGTGGTGCCGACACCCGCCGAGCCGACCGAAGAAGCGAGCAGGGCGCGGCCGATCGAGGTGGCGTCGGCGACGAGCCACTGTCCACCGGGCAGCACCGACGGTATGGACGCGTTGTCAGGGGAGGCGGGCAAAGCGTGGTCGTGTGTGCGGGCCTATCGCGTCGACGGCCAAGTGCTGACCATCGACCTGGGCGGGACCTATACCGTCGAGTCCATCTCGATCGTTCCAGGTTGGGATCACATCCGCGCCGACGGCGTGGACGAATGGACCAGGCACCGGACCGCCAGCAGGGTGTCCTATCAGTTCGACAACGAGAACTACACCACCTACACCCAGGAGACCCTCGATCAGCGCGGCGTGGTGACCACCGAGATCAACCCACCGGTGTCGGCATCGAAGATCATTCTCACGATTCTCGAATCGCGCGGCGATCGATCGCTGAACGACACCGCCGTGTCCTCGATCGTGATCACCGGGATGAAAGACGGGTAG
- a CDS encoding helix-turn-helix domain-containing protein — translation MPLESQTSNGAGGEELSPRQMAAAVFSKRLAELVSESVVSTEAEGPVRSLTLYSLAQHLELAYPDVPISQSGLYRLIHGEAIPRLDLIVALARVFDVAPEYFITDNNQ, via the coding sequence GTGCCATTGGAGTCGCAAACTTCGAACGGTGCCGGTGGTGAGGAACTGTCACCCCGGCAAATGGCAGCGGCGGTGTTCTCGAAGCGGCTGGCCGAACTCGTCTCGGAATCGGTCGTGTCCACCGAGGCCGAAGGTCCGGTGCGGTCGCTGACGTTGTATTCGCTGGCACAGCATCTGGAACTCGCGTACCCGGATGTTCCGATATCACAATCCGGCTTGTATCGCCTCATACACGGTGAGGCGATACCACGTTTGGATCTCATCGTCGCACTGGCTCGTGTCTTCGATGTCGCACCGGAGTATTTCATCACCGACAACAATCAATAG
- the eccE gene encoding type VII secretion protein EccE yields MTVSFRGAGPSGSPTPRLPFGAEPGPVAGAVVIAGLMLAVLSLTHPWWVSALSLVLWSAVIVVPVGQRTAYRWLRDWIAYRAGRKALARELARPQSPVDVPVATGVCGIRTGDTTLVAMIQLAPNLDLPTVIGAGTTYTEDTVPVALLAGMLHQFEVVIDIDIVTTGQRVRSVGSYGMLYDQLIGTDPAVGDRLTWLVLRLDIERNLEPLARRGSAAAAAPKALASAAHRIAARLREIEIAAHALPAEAMRAATRLLHKGFELSDLQENWTMLAGPVPTRHVTSFEIDLARIDDALDSCWTWHTGRTTLTIALTSRLVGRAETGATDDHEVAVRAFARYVGPGPDVGRPGYLHPLTGRQGAALLASLPVGGRERLDRIGRPRLVDQLVWQPGSELTEAVALQRMPIGPSGQILGVISGRAEHNLALPLYDPVRYNPRRRTIDLHAQLPVAQQIVLRTVAVGADVEIHTSRPGQWQHLVDAVGDPRSLRLAGGHGPIGAPDRVEAGRVGATVAVFDHLVPDTTAAPTTIVISAPGGPRQRSADLAIDQTGETTVDVSIPMHTVRIDLIEPIGEERFLAGTDESAGILSHDRPVPVPVPELAGARPATGSN; encoded by the coding sequence GTGACCGTGTCGTTCCGCGGGGCGGGTCCGAGCGGCAGCCCGACCCCGCGGTTGCCGTTCGGTGCGGAACCGGGTCCGGTCGCCGGTGCGGTGGTCATCGCCGGCCTGATGCTGGCCGTGCTGTCGCTGACCCACCCCTGGTGGGTCAGCGCTTTGTCCCTCGTCTTGTGGTCAGCGGTCATCGTGGTGCCCGTAGGACAGCGCACTGCCTACCGCTGGCTGCGCGACTGGATCGCCTACCGTGCCGGCCGTAAGGCCCTGGCACGCGAACTCGCACGGCCGCAGTCGCCGGTCGATGTGCCGGTGGCCACTGGTGTCTGCGGTATTCGAACCGGGGACACCACCTTGGTGGCCATGATCCAGCTGGCGCCGAACCTCGACCTGCCGACCGTCATCGGCGCGGGAACCACCTACACCGAAGACACCGTACCGGTGGCGCTGCTCGCTGGAATGCTCCACCAATTCGAGGTTGTGATCGATATCGATATCGTCACAACCGGCCAGCGGGTGCGGTCTGTGGGAAGCTACGGGATGCTGTACGACCAGCTGATCGGCACCGATCCCGCGGTAGGGGACCGGTTGACCTGGCTGGTGCTGCGCCTGGACATCGAGCGAAATCTCGAGCCGCTGGCGCGGCGCGGTTCGGCGGCGGCCGCGGCACCGAAGGCACTGGCCTCCGCGGCGCACCGGATCGCGGCCCGGCTGCGCGAGATCGAGATCGCCGCGCATGCGCTGCCCGCCGAGGCCATGCGGGCGGCGACCCGGCTGCTGCACAAAGGATTCGAGTTGAGCGACCTCCAGGAAAACTGGACAATGCTGGCCGGCCCGGTGCCGACTCGCCACGTCACCAGTTTCGAGATCGATCTCGCGCGTATCGACGATGCCCTCGATTCCTGCTGGACGTGGCACACCGGTCGGACCACCCTCACCATCGCCTTGACCAGCAGGCTCGTCGGCCGCGCCGAGACGGGCGCCACCGACGACCACGAGGTCGCGGTGCGCGCCTTCGCGCGCTATGTCGGCCCGGGGCCGGACGTGGGCAGGCCGGGGTATCTGCACCCGCTGACCGGCCGCCAGGGTGCCGCGTTGCTGGCCTCACTACCGGTCGGCGGTCGCGAACGCCTTGACCGCATCGGCCGTCCGCGGCTCGTGGATCAGCTGGTGTGGCAGCCCGGTTCGGAGCTCACGGAGGCGGTGGCGCTCCAGCGAATGCCCATCGGGCCCAGCGGGCAGATTCTCGGTGTGATCAGCGGTCGGGCCGAACACAATCTCGCCCTGCCGCTCTACGATCCGGTGCGGTACAACCCACGGCGGCGCACCATCGATCTGCACGCGCAGCTACCGGTCGCGCAGCAAATCGTGCTCCGTACCGTGGCCGTCGGCGCCGATGTCGAGATCCATACCAGCCGCCCCGGACAGTGGCAGCACCTGGTCGACGCGGTGGGCGATCCCCGGTCGCTGCGGCTGGCCGGTGGGCACGGACCGATCGGGGCCCCGGACCGGGTGGAAGCCGGGCGCGTCGGGGCCACCGTGGCAGTCTTCGACCACCTCGTGCCCGATACCACCGCCGCTCCCACCACGATCGTCATCAGCGCACCGGGCGGCCCGCGGCAGCGGTCCGCCGACCTGGCCATCGATCAGACCGGCGAGACCACCGTCGACGTCAGTATCCCGATGCACACCGTGCGGATCGACCTGATCGAGCCGATCGGCGAGGAACGGTTCCTGGCCGGCACCGATGAATCCGCCGGAATCCTGTCCCACGACCGGCCGGTTCCCGTACCCGTACCCGAACTCGCGGGAGCCCGGCCCGCGACCGGCTCGAATTGA
- the mycP gene encoding type VII secretion-associated serine protease mycosin, whose product MRRTGCAVTLAVAALLTGAAPAVAVEPPQVVVGPPPAEDPPRPEFPMKQDKGCVAAGLVSGTDPARQPPVDTALNLSRARELSRGAGVTVAVIDTGVNPSPRLRDLVSGGDYVAEGGQGLSDCDAHGTLVAGIIAGTTDPTDGFTGVAPDARILSIRYRSAAFTAEDPRNFRPGEEAAVLVRTLARAIVHAARQGAGVITVALPVCVPAGAAVGQAALSEAVGYAVRVRGALVVASAGDTGSPGCNKQNPGIDPTDAVDPRGWRRVQTVSTPGWFTPDVLTVGVTTASGTALDTSLAGPWVSVAAPGTGIVSLGPGGGIVSGVGDPAALSEVGGASFATAYVSGVAALLRSRFPDETPAEIAARLQASAHSPARGVDNTVGAGLIDPMVALSYRSPPGRPAGLFQSAPLAVAPPARPRDLRPAITATAVIAGAVLLGLAASFGPGFAGIRRSGEQPSRPR is encoded by the coding sequence ATGCGGAGGACCGGATGCGCGGTCACCCTGGCCGTGGCCGCCCTGCTCACCGGTGCGGCACCAGCGGTGGCCGTGGAGCCACCACAGGTCGTCGTCGGACCGCCACCGGCGGAGGATCCACCGAGACCGGAGTTTCCGATGAAGCAGGACAAGGGCTGCGTCGCGGCCGGTCTCGTATCCGGAACCGATCCGGCGCGGCAGCCCCCGGTCGATACCGCACTGAATCTGTCCCGAGCCAGGGAATTGAGCCGGGGCGCGGGGGTGACCGTGGCCGTCATCGACACCGGGGTGAACCCGAGCCCACGGCTGCGTGATCTCGTCAGCGGCGGGGACTATGTCGCCGAAGGTGGCCAGGGGTTGTCCGACTGCGACGCGCACGGCACCCTGGTGGCCGGCATCATCGCCGGAACCACCGACCCCACCGACGGTTTCACCGGTGTGGCACCGGATGCCCGGATTCTGTCGATCCGGTACCGGTCCGCCGCTTTCACCGCCGAGGACCCGCGGAACTTCCGGCCGGGTGAGGAGGCCGCCGTCCTGGTCCGCACGCTCGCCCGCGCCATCGTGCACGCGGCCCGGCAAGGTGCGGGCGTGATCACCGTGGCGCTGCCGGTGTGTGTGCCGGCGGGCGCCGCGGTCGGTCAGGCCGCGTTGTCGGAAGCAGTCGGCTACGCCGTTCGGGTGCGTGGTGCGCTGGTCGTCGCCAGTGCGGGTGATACCGGCAGCCCAGGATGCAACAAGCAGAATCCGGGGATCGATCCCACCGATGCGGTGGATCCGCGCGGTTGGCGGCGCGTACAGACCGTCTCCACCCCCGGATGGTTCACACCCGACGTACTCACCGTCGGTGTCACCACCGCGTCCGGCACCGCGCTGGACACCTCACTCGCCGGGCCCTGGGTGTCGGTGGCCGCACCAGGTACCGGCATCGTGTCCCTCGGTCCAGGGGGCGGCATCGTCAGCGGGGTCGGGGATCCGGCCGCGCTGTCCGAGGTTGGCGGTGCCTCGTTCGCCACCGCGTACGTCAGCGGTGTGGCCGCTCTGCTGCGGTCGCGGTTCCCGGATGAGACGCCGGCGGAGATCGCGGCGCGCCTGCAGGCCAGTGCCCATTCGCCGGCCCGCGGCGTCGACAACACGGTCGGTGCCGGCCTGATCGACCCGATGGTGGCACTGAGCTACCGGTCGCCGCCCGGTCGGCCGGCAGGTCTTTTCCAGTCCGCCCCACTGGCCGTGGCGCCTCCCGCACGACCACGGGACCTGCGCCCGGCGATCACCGCGACCGCGGTGATCGCCGGCGCGGTCCTGCTGGGCTTGGCGGCAAGTTTCGGCCCAGGCTTCGCCGGGATCCGCCGGTCCGGCGAACAGCCGTCGAGGCCGCGGTGA